GACCGCCATGCCATCGGGTACGCGATAGTCGAGCGGCCCCAAGGCAGCGTTCAAGGTGACGACACGGGCGCGGGGGAGAGGCACCCGCGCGCTCTAGGCGAAAGGACCGGGTGGAACCAAGGGCCTGCAATCGCTATCTAAGGCTCATGTATACCACCGATCTCTCAAAGCCCGGCAGCGCCAAGGTTCAGCCGATCGGCCCCGCCGAGGATCCCGCCCTGCTCGAGGCGTTCGAAGCGCGCGTCGCCGCGGACGAGTTCATCGAGCCCAAGGACTGGATGCCCGAGGCTTATCGCCGCACCCTGACGCGGCAGATCAGCCAGCATGCGCACAGCGAGATCGTCGGGATGCTGCCCGAGGGCAACTGGATCACGCGCGCGCCGTCGCTGCGGCGGAAGGCGATCCTGCTCGCCAAGGTGCAGGACGAAGCGGGGCATGGCCTTTATCTTTACTGCGCGGCGGAGACGCTCGGTACGAGCCGTGAGCAGATGATCGAGGCGCTGCATTCGGGCAAGGCCAAGTACAGCACCATCTTCAACTATCCGACGCTGACCTGGGCCGACATCGGCGCGATCGGCTGGCTGGTCGACGGCGCGGCGATCATGAACCAGGTGCCGCTGCAGCGCACCAGCTACGGGCCCTATGCCCGCGCGATGGTCCGGGTGTGCAAGGAAGAGAGCTTCCATCAGCGCCAGGGCTATGAGATCAGCATGCAGCTCGCGCGCGGTACGCCTGAGCAGAAGCGCATGATGCAGGACGCCTTCAACCGCTGGTGGTGGCCGAGCCTGATGATGTTCGGGCCGCCCGACGACAATTCGCCCAATACCGCGCAGTCGATGCGTTGGCGGATCAAGCGCGAGACCAATGACGAACTGCGCCAGAAGTTCGTCGACATCACCGTGCCGCAGGCCGAGTTCATCGGGCTGACCGTTCCCGACCCCGATCTCAAGTGGAACGAGGAAAAGGGCGGCTACGACTTTGGCGCGATCGACTGGGAGGAATTCTATTCGGTCGTGAAGGGCGAGGGCCCGGTCGCCAAGGAGCGGATCACCGCTCGCCGCGAGGCGTGGGAAAAGAACGCCTGGGTGCGCGAAGCGGCGCAGGCGCACGAGGCGAAGAAGCAGGCGCGGAAGGCGGCGGCTTGACGTTATTCGTCGCCCCGGCGAAGGCCGGGGCCTCAGGCGATGTGGCCTGAACGCTGAGGTCCCGGCCTGCGCCGGGACGACGGAGTGTTTGGATGTCGGACTGGCCATTGTGGGAAGTTTTCGTGCGGACCAAGGGCGGGCTCGCGCACCGTCACTTCGGAAGCGTCCACGCGCCTGACGCCGAAATGGCGCTGCGCCACGCCCGCGACACCTACACCCGCCGCCAGGAGGGCGTCAGCCTGTGGGTGGTGAAGTCCTCCGAGATCGTCGCCAGTGACCCCGCCCAGGCCGGCGAACTGTTCGAGCCGGCCGCCGACAAAATTTACCGTCACCCGACGTTTTATGAGATCCCGGACGAGGTGAAGCACATCTGATGCCGAGCCTTCCAACCATCCAGCCCGAAGACGAGGCTGTCGCCGACAAGGTGCGCCCGGCCGGGGCGTTCGATGCGCCGTCCGATTCACACGATCCGGTTCGCGGCGGTTATCTGCTGCGGCTCGGCGACGATGCGCTGATCCTTGGCCAGCGACTGGGCGAATGGACCGGCCATGCGCCTTCGGTCGAGGTCGATCTGTCGCTCGCCAACCTGGCGCTGGATCTAGTCGGCCAAGCCACCTTCTTCCTCGGTGCGGCGGGCGATGCCGACGAACTGGCGTTCACGCGCGACGTGCTCGACTTCCGCAACTGCCTGCTGGTCGAGCAGCCCAACGGCGATTTCGCCCGCACGATGATGCGGCAGCTATTGTTCTCGACCTGGCAGCACCTGCTCTACCAGGCGCTGGCCGACAGCCGCGATCAGGCGATCCGCGAGGTCGCTGCGAAGGCGGTCAAGGAAGTCGCCTATCACCGCGAGATCGCGGGCGAATGGGTGATCCGCCTCGGTGACGGGACCGAGGAAAGCCGCGCTCGGAACCTCGACGCGCTGGGGTGGTGCTGGCGATTCGTGCCCGAACTGTTCGAGGTCGACGCGGAGCTCGAGGCTGCTATCGCCGTCGGCATTGCGGTCGACCCGCGCGCCTTCGAGGCCGAATATCGCGGCGCCATCGCCGCGATCCTGACCGAAGCGACCTTGCTGGTGCCGGACGACCAGCGCGCCATCCTTGGCGGGCGGCGCGGGCACCACAGCGAGCATCTCGGCCACCTCTTGGCGATCATGCAATATCTGCCGCGCACCTATCCGGACGCCGTCTGGTGATGCCTTTTCATCCGTTCGTGCCGAGCGAAGTCGAGGCACCCTCGCGCCACGGCCCCTCAACTTCGCTCGGGGCGAACGGGATGGAGGAAGCCTCTTGAGCGAGAAGCACTTCCATGCGCTCGAAATAGCGGAGATCGTCGAGGAGACAGCCGACGCACGCTCGATCCGCTTCGCAGTCCCGCCCGAGCTCGCCGACCTATTCCGATATCGTGCTGGCCAGCACCTGACCCTTCGCGCCGAGATCGGTGGCGAGGAAATCAGGCGCAATTACTCGCTGTGCACCGCGCCGCACGAAGGCGCGCTCAAGGTCACGGTGAAGCAGATCGCCGGTGGGGCCTTTTCGAACTGGGTCGCGCGCGAATTGAAGGCCGGTGACCGGCTGGACGTGATGCCGCCGCATGGCAGCTTCACGTGCCAGTTCGATGCTTCGGCGAGCCGTTGCTACGTCGCCTTCGCCGGCGGGTCGGGGATCACCCCGATCATGAGCCTGGCGCGGACCGCGCTGGCGGAGGAACCCAGCAGCCGCTTCACACTCTTCTACGGCAACCGCGACGCCAGCAGCATCATCTTCCTTGATGCGCTGGCCGAGCTCAAGGACCGTTTCCTCGGCCGCTTCGAACTGTTCCACCTGCTGAGCGACGAAGAAGGCGACGTCGAGCTGCTGAACGGCATGCTCGACCGCGAGACCTGCGAACAGGTCATCGACGCCTTCGTGCCCGACGTGGCCGAGGTCGACGCCTTTTTCATTTGCGGTCCCGGTCCGATGATGGACGCCGCCGAAGCCGCTTTGCTCGATGCCAAGGTCCCGGCCGATCGCATCCACATCGAGCGCTTCACTGCAGGGCGCCCCTCTGCCGCCCTCGCCGCCGAAATGGCC
Above is a window of Sphingomonas glaciei DNA encoding:
- the paaB gene encoding 1,2-phenylacetyl-CoA epoxidase subunit PaaB, translated to MSDWPLWEVFVRTKGGLAHRHFGSVHAPDAEMALRHARDTYTRRQEGVSLWVVKSSEIVASDPAQAGELFEPAADKIYRHPTFYEIPDEVKHI
- a CDS encoding ferredoxin--NADP reductase yields the protein MSEKHFHALEIAEIVEETADARSIRFAVPPELADLFRYRAGQHLTLRAEIGGEEIRRNYSLCTAPHEGALKVTVKQIAGGAFSNWVARELKAGDRLDVMPPHGSFTCQFDASASRCYVAFAGGSGITPIMSLARTALAEEPSSRFTLFYGNRDASSIIFLDALAELKDRFLGRFELFHLLSDEEGDVELLNGMLDRETCEQVIDAFVPDVAEVDAFFICGPGPMMDAAEAALLDAKVPADRIHIERFTAGRPSAALAAEMAELSQKAAGQTMSVTIDGRTRRVAFDGANILDSARASGLPAPFACKAGVCATCRARVTSGEVSMAARYGLSDEEIAAGYVLTCQSVPKGEGVAVDYDA
- the paaC gene encoding 1,2-phenylacetyl-CoA epoxidase subunit PaaC, whose protein sequence is MPSLPTIQPEDEAVADKVRPAGAFDAPSDSHDPVRGGYLLRLGDDALILGQRLGEWTGHAPSVEVDLSLANLALDLVGQATFFLGAAGDADELAFTRDVLDFRNCLLVEQPNGDFARTMMRQLLFSTWQHLLYQALADSRDQAIREVAAKAVKEVAYHREIAGEWVIRLGDGTEESRARNLDALGWCWRFVPELFEVDAELEAAIAVGIAVDPRAFEAEYRGAIAAILTEATLLVPDDQRAILGGRRGHHSEHLGHLLAIMQYLPRTYPDAVW
- the paaA gene encoding 1,2-phenylacetyl-CoA epoxidase subunit PaaA, which produces MYTTDLSKPGSAKVQPIGPAEDPALLEAFEARVAADEFIEPKDWMPEAYRRTLTRQISQHAHSEIVGMLPEGNWITRAPSLRRKAILLAKVQDEAGHGLYLYCAAETLGTSREQMIEALHSGKAKYSTIFNYPTLTWADIGAIGWLVDGAAIMNQVPLQRTSYGPYARAMVRVCKEESFHQRQGYEISMQLARGTPEQKRMMQDAFNRWWWPSLMMFGPPDDNSPNTAQSMRWRIKRETNDELRQKFVDITVPQAEFIGLTVPDPDLKWNEEKGGYDFGAIDWEEFYSVVKGEGPVAKERITARREAWEKNAWVREAAQAHEAKKQARKAAA